A genomic region of Janthinobacterium lividum contains the following coding sequences:
- a CDS encoding DUF2138 family protein, which produces MLNKKVLVGALAGVALVAAALVGYRVFGWGAMEPVNSLKLDLSRPDALVRTKSLSTLPRDLLTVPLARDVLREDFLFYYEQSEDRLGLKGSLRRIAYEHELGWGDQLLRMVLDQPAEVALWRDADGSLKHFAIAVSRGQLTRLLEEAGKIALKDTQMRVAGSLRVDGGQVPVYALNYAYQRTLLFAAHGQRLVILSHPGMLYGGIDGKNGDGTAEKTVASLLAPEPAKQNVFHPQFHLDSAAPEGHSIAVKADFLSFGYQPFFGALEALRFDFSKGAWQSKVLLNADKLNKSGKGGYDSSALWPVLPHNPSACFSVPVDWTALQPVLKRLGDKTSAPVVPLAGHLQGPAAACWYGTSRLHTPVFVATRSAQAGDDAVYGSLFEAAIGGKDPVRKTTGKDGAVRWERSVATALGQATPALAVAGNTVVFSADGKLVDQVLAVRRKQAPAASDLLPDASRTIGLIAPASLARLIQLEAFDTLPANNEPVLRAAANEHLVPRLNALKKYPPLRMVLKRQPASGTSWETLEWQETAR; this is translated from the coding sequence GTCCTGGTCGGGGCACTTGCCGGGGTGGCGCTGGTGGCGGCCGCGCTGGTCGGCTACCGCGTCTTCGGCTGGGGCGCGATGGAGCCGGTCAACAGCCTGAAGCTGGATTTATCCCGGCCCGACGCGCTGGTCCGGACGAAAAGCCTGTCGACCTTGCCGCGCGACCTGCTGACGGTGCCGCTGGCGCGCGACGTGCTGCGCGAGGATTTCCTCTTCTATTACGAGCAGAGCGAAGACCGGCTGGGCCTGAAGGGCAGCTTGCGCCGCATCGCCTACGAACATGAGCTGGGATGGGGCGACCAGCTGCTGCGCATGGTGCTGGACCAGCCTGCGGAAGTGGCCCTGTGGCGCGACGCCGACGGCTCGCTCAAGCACTTCGCCATCGCCGTGTCGCGTGGCCAGTTGACGCGCCTGCTCGAGGAAGCGGGCAAGATCGCCTTGAAGGATACGCAAATGCGCGTGGCCGGCAGCTTGCGCGTCGATGGCGGCCAAGTGCCAGTGTACGCGCTCAATTACGCCTACCAGCGCACCTTGCTGTTTGCCGCGCACGGCCAGCGCCTCGTCATCCTGTCCCATCCCGGCATGCTGTATGGCGGCATCGATGGCAAGAATGGCGATGGCACGGCCGAGAAAACCGTGGCCAGCCTGCTGGCGCCGGAGCCGGCCAAACAGAATGTCTTTCATCCGCAGTTCCATCTCGACAGCGCCGCGCCCGAGGGCCACAGCATCGCCGTCAAGGCGGACTTCCTGTCATTCGGTTACCAGCCCTTCTTTGGCGCGCTTGAAGCGCTGCGCTTCGATTTCAGCAAGGGCGCCTGGCAGTCCAAGGTGCTGCTCAATGCCGATAAATTGAACAAGAGCGGCAAGGGCGGCTACGACAGCAGCGCCTTGTGGCCCGTGCTGCCGCACAACCCGAGCGCCTGTTTCAGCGTGCCGGTCGACTGGACCGCGCTGCAGCCAGTGCTCAAGCGCCTGGGCGACAAGACATCGGCGCCGGTGGTGCCGCTGGCCGGACACTTGCAAGGCCCTGCCGCCGCGTGCTGGTACGGTACTTCGCGCCTGCATACGCCCGTGTTCGTGGCCACCCGCAGTGCGCAAGCCGGTGATGACGCTGTATATGGCAGCCTGTTCGAGGCGGCCATTGGCGGCAAGGACCCCGTGCGCAAGACCACTGGCAAGGATGGCGCCGTTCGTTGGGAGCGCAGCGTCGCCACGGCCCTGGGCCAGGCCACGCCGGCGCTGGCCGTGGCCGGTAATACGGTGGTCTTCTCGGCCGACGGCAAGCTGGTGGACCAGGTGCTGGCCGTGCGCCGCAAGCAGGCGCCGGCCGCCAGCGACCTGCTGCCCGATGCTTCCCGCACGATCGGCCTGATCGCGCCGGCATCGCTGGCCCGGCTGATCCAGCTGGAAGCCTTCGATACCCTGCCGGCGAACAACGAACCGGTACTGCGCGCGGCCGCCAATGAACACCTGGTGCCGCGCCTGAACGCCTTGAAAAAATACCCGCCGCTGCGCATGGTGCTCAAGCGGCAGCCAGCCAGCGGCACGTCATGGGAAACGCTGGAATGGCAGGAGACCGCGCGATGA